The genomic segment CCGTTTTCATGGGAGGTCATTCTATCAAGCATGTTTTGGCCGCACTCGTGCCCTTGATTTTTATTGTCGCGCTTAAGAAACAAAATGATAACGAAGCCAACTAGTCTATTTTTGTACTTTTAAATATGGTATGGTTAGAAACTAGAGTAATCAGGGGATGCAACCATTTTGTTTCTCGCCTTCCAGAATTCAGGAATGGAAAATAGGGCAGTGAAATCATCTATTGCCCATGTTTCCGTTTAACTTCCTGCCTTGTCTTGTAACATATTTAGATTGATAAAAATCAAAAAACTTTATTTGGAATGCAAAAGGGGCAAGATTATATCTACAAACAAGACGTCACCTATTTTTATTCCTCATGTCTCACGCCGTACTCTTAAAAGATGTAAAAGAAGTCACCAAACTTTGTTGAAAACAGTGTGATTATATTATGTTGGTTAATGTAAATTTTTTATAATTTAAATATATATCAGCGTTAGATAAATTTATTTGTCAATTTTCCTTGACTAAGAAAGTGCTTAACAATAATAGGCAAAAGTTCTTGGAGCCATATAAATCTATGTTCTGCTCTCAGATGACTTGATTAATGGAGTAACAATGACCGACGTTATTTTAGAGAGTTTACGCGCAATGATAATTGGTTCGATATTTTTCTTTTTGTTCTTCAGTCGCGACGTGAAAGAAGTGCGTAAGATTGATGGGTGGTTTCATATTGTGATAGGGTTTGCTCTGATTTTTTGGGGAACGATAATCGATGTAACTGACGATTTCGAGAGTCTGAACCGTTTTATTATTGTCGGAGATACCGAGTTCAGGTCTTATTTGGAAAATGTTGTGGGCTATCTTTTTGGCTTCTTATTCCTCGCTATAGGCATTTGGAAGTGGCTGCCTAAGATTGTTGAGCAAGACAAACAAAACAAACAACAACTCAACAAGGCGATTGAAGAGGTTAAGGTTCTGAGCGGACTGTTGCCAATTTGCTCTTCATGTAAAAAAATCCGCGATGATAAAGGCTATTGGAATCAACTTGAAGCTTACATCAGTAAGTATTCTGAAGCTGAGTTTACTCACGGACTGTGCCCGGAATGTGCCAAAGCACTTTATCCTGGTATAAAATACAAAAAATGAGTTTAGATTAATTAAACTAGTTACGATTTAATCTGATATACTCCCGGAAAAGAATACCCTGTTAGATTTTACATTGACTAGTACCGTTTCTACTCACGGCACTATTTATCGAATCCTTTAATCCGTTCGCTCACTGTTCCACCCGCGCAATTTATAATATTCCCCAAGCATATATTCAAATTCTTCTTTGTTCAGGCTCTGGCCGTCTGGCAGGGCTTCGCTGTGCAGCCGCTTTGGAAGGCGGTCATGTTCGGGTTTTAGGCCTTCACGCAGGTTAAATTGCCGTGTCATATCGGCAATGGATGCGGCTATGTTTTTCAAATCCTCTTTGGTGACGGAAAGACCGGTCACCAGGTGTACGAGTTTGGCCAGCTCTTCCCAGGAATACAGGTCGCGGTAGAAACGACACAGGATCAAGCTGTCAAAGATGGTCAGCCTGTCTTCATAATCGATCAACATCTCGGCCTTGCCTTTAACTGCGTCAGGCGAGATATGTCCGGCCAGTTCCGGCTTGTAAAAAGTGCTACGCAGATGGCAGGCGCCGCGATCTGCTACAGCATAGGCCAGGCCCATGCCTTTGAGCACTCTTGGGTCATATCCGGCCGGTTCCAGACCTTTGACGTGGATGGCCAAGTCTTCTAGGCCCCAGGTTCTGGCAGCAAAAACAATGCCCTCGGCCAGGACAGAGCCGATTCCTCTGCGCATGGCTATATCCTTTAGCAGGTCGGCCACGGCCTGAGCCTGGCCGTAATCAATGGGATATTTTACTTTGCCCCGCCTGACCGCCTCAATGGTAAAGGCACAAAGATTTCCGCCAGTTATGGTATCCAGCCCCAGACGATCACAGAGGTCGTTTAAATAGGCGATCTGGTCCATCTCCTCAATCATACATAGCCCGCCAAAGGCATAAATGGTCTCGTATTCGGGTCCCTCAATGGTCAGGCCCTGGTGAGGACCGCTTTTTATTTTTGCCTTGCGGCTACAGGCCATAAAACATTTGGCACATGCGTGTGGGGTAACCTGATGTTCTTTATGATATGTCTCGCCACTGATCTTTTCCCAATGTGCACATGTACCTTGTTGCCAGTAACGGCTCGGGAATGCCCCGACAGTGTTCATCATGGCTACCATCATGGTCGTGCCCAGGGTTTTGTAAGCCTTGACCCCGGGATTATTCTTATTGGTGCTTACAAACTTTTTGCTATAGGCGGCCAGGTCCCTGGAGCTATATAGTGGACGTCTGAAGTCGCCCTGGAAAACAATGGCTTTGAGTTTTTTGGCGCCCATTACCGCACCGACGCCGGTTCGTCCTGCAGAGCGCCAGTAGTCGTTTTCAATTACAGCCAGCCGGACCAGGTTTTCGCCAGCCGGACCAATAACGACTGCTCCGGGATTGCGGTATCCGGGTTTGTTGAGACTAAACCTGGCCTTGGCTTCGTCTTCGGTTTTATAGCTGTCCAGTCCCCAGAGCTCTGAGGCGTCAAAAAAAGTGCAACCATCAGGATGAATGGACAGGGCAGTTGGTTTTTTGCTCTGGCCCTTGATGACCACGGCGTCGACACCGATAGAATCCATAGCCTCTGGCACTTTGCCCCCGGCATACGATTCCGTATAGAATCCGGTTAACGGGGACTTGGTAAACACGCCATAACGGCTTCCTCCCCAGATAAGGCTCTGGGTAACAGGTCCGGTGGTAAAAATCAGGTGGTTTTCCGGCCCCAGGGGATCGGTTCCGGGCGGATTCATTGTTAAAAGGAGATAAGTGCCAAGGCCTTTGCCTCCAAGGTGGGCAGCCAGGATATCATCAGGGATTGATTCAAAGGTATAAGATTGATCGTCAAGATTGATGACAATAATGCGGCCATAAAATCCAAACATGTTTGCTCCTTAAAGATAGTAGTTGAGGATCTTTTTACAACTACTCAATCCAGCCAGCTTCCACTATTCCACCTGTAAGATTTCCTTAATATTTAGGTCTATACTTACAAGACCGTTATAAAGTGAGAGTTTTGGGGTGAAGGCAATGGTTATGGATTTATTTTCCAGGTTGTTCTGGCCCCATTTTTCGCCTTTGCGCCAGACCTGCCCCCTCAGCGTGATTTTTCTTTGTTCGTCGCGCAAAAATAGTCCCAGATGTTTACCTTGACCAAAGAGTTTCTGTTTCTGGACGCGTAAATCTTTGCCCAAAAAAACTGGTCTGGGATTACCAGGTCCAAAGGGTTGGAGCAGCTCCAGTTCTTTTAAAAGCGTTGGCGTCAGGTCCTTGAAATTAAGACAGGCGTCGAGGACAATCCTGGGTTTCACGGGCTCTGGCCCTAATTCTTCTATTACCTGCCGGTTAAAAAGAGATTTTAATTGATCCAGGTTTTCAGGAAGCAAACTTAAGCCTGCTGCCTGCCTGTGTCCGCCAAAACCATGCAGAACATGACTTAAACCAGAGAGCCCCTGGTAGAGGTCAAATTCAGGGATGCTGCGACCGGAGCCCTTTAGCAGCCCGTTTTCTTTGGTTAAAATCAGGCATGGCCGGTAGAATTCATCCACAATGCGCGAGGCCACAATGCCAATCACTCCGGGATGCCAATCCGGAGAGTATAGGACCAGGCCTTGTTTAGCCTTTATCTGGGTTAGATGCGCTGCCTGTTCCCTGGCCTGCTCAAGGATTTCATCTTCTATTTTTTTCCTGTCTGTGTTTAATCTGTCCAGTTGCCTGGCCAGGGTGCGGGCGGTTTGTATATCTTCAGTTAAAAGTAGTTCCAGGGCAAGTTCCGGCTGGCCAATGCGACCGGCAGCGTTGATCCTGGGGGCCAGGATGTAGCCTACATCACCAGAGCCCAGGCTGGACGACTCTCCCAGGCCGCTAACCTCTTTTAAAGCCCTGATTCCCGGCCTTCTGGCTTCATTTAAAAGAAGAAGGCCGTTTTTGACCAGGATACGGTTCTCGCCGGTCAGGTCGACAATATCCGCAATGGTTCCCAGGGCCACCAGGTCCAGAAACTGCCGGATATCCAGCTTGTCTCCCGGTAGGACGGTGTTTAGGGCTGCACAAAGAAGAAAGGCTACGCCTACACCTGCCAGCTCAGGACAGGGACAGGAGCTGAGTTTTGGGTTGACGATAATATCGGCCGGGGGAAGGTCTTTTTGGGGCAGATGGTGGTCTGTAACAATTAATTTGAGTCCCAACTCTTTAGCTCTGGCAATTTCAGCATGGCTGGAAATGCCGCAGTCAACAGTTATCAGGGTCTTGACTCCTTGCCCTGCCAGTTGTTCCAGTCCTTCAATATTTAAGCCATAGCCGCTCTCAAGGCGGTTAGGGATATAATGGTCAATCTTGTATTCGCGGCGGGAGAAAAAATCTTTGACCATGGCCGTGGCTGTAATTCCATCCACGTCATAGTCGCCCCAGACCGCCAGCTTTTCCCCACGAGTTATACTCTGGGCCACAAGCCTGGCTGCGGAAAGCAGGTTAGGCCAGTTTTCAAGTGGGCTTAAATAGCGCAGGCCAGGGTTTAGAAAAAAGTGCATTTGTGAGAGGGTTGTGAGGCCTCTTTGATATAAAAGCTGGGCCAGAAGGGGAGATATATTTAGTTTTTGGGCCCAGGAATAAAGCTTGGCCGGGTTGTCTGGCTGGTCCCTTAGTTCCCAGTACATTGTCAGTGAGCAGCAATCATTTATCACTATAATGGATTCAGCTGGTTATGGTATTGATGGTGCCTTCTGGAATGAGGCGTTTTTTTTCTAAAAATTCAATGAATTTTTTTGCCTCTTCCAGATCCGGATTGAGTTCCAGGGCCTTTTTGAGATGGGCTAATGTCTGATCAATTTTGTTTTGGCCAAAATATGCCCGAGCAATATTGTAATGCAGGTTTTCATCATTCGGACTCAGTTCCAATGCCCGGCTATAATAGTCTACAGCCTGGTCATACATCTTTTGCTTACGCAGATTTATACCAAACTCATTGAATAAATGCTTGTGTTCGGCCTCAAAGGCAGCATCTAATTTGACCAGTCGTTCAAAGATGTCATTGGCCTTTTCTTTGTCTCCTCTTTCCAGATAAGTAAGCCCCAGGCCAAAATTGGCACGGATGTTTTCTTCGTCAATATTTAAAGCATTCTTGTACTCAAA from the Desulfovulcanus ferrireducens genome contains:
- a CDS encoding aldehyde ferredoxin oxidoreductase family protein, translated to MFGFYGRIIVINLDDQSYTFESIPDDILAAHLGGKGLGTYLLLTMNPPGTDPLGPENHLIFTTGPVTQSLIWGGSRYGVFTKSPLTGFYTESYAGGKVPEAMDSIGVDAVVIKGQSKKPTALSIHPDGCTFFDASELWGLDSYKTEDEAKARFSLNKPGYRNPGAVVIGPAGENLVRLAVIENDYWRSAGRTGVGAVMGAKKLKAIVFQGDFRRPLYSSRDLAAYSKKFVSTNKNNPGVKAYKTLGTTMMVAMMNTVGAFPSRYWQQGTCAHWEKISGETYHKEHQVTPHACAKCFMACSRKAKIKSGPHQGLTIEGPEYETIYAFGGLCMIEEMDQIAYLNDLCDRLGLDTITGGNLCAFTIEAVRRGKVKYPIDYGQAQAVADLLKDIAMRRGIGSVLAEGIVFAARTWGLEDLAIHVKGLEPAGYDPRVLKGMGLAYAVADRGACHLRSTFYKPELAGHISPDAVKGKAEMLIDYEDRLTIFDSLILCRFYRDLYSWEELAKLVHLVTGLSVTKEDLKNIAASIADMTRQFNLREGLKPEHDRLPKRLHSEALPDGQSLNKEEFEYMLGEYYKLRGWNSERTD
- the recJ gene encoding single-stranded-DNA-specific exonuclease RecJ produces the protein MYWELRDQPDNPAKLYSWAQKLNISPLLAQLLYQRGLTTLSQMHFFLNPGLRYLSPLENWPNLLSAARLVAQSITRGEKLAVWGDYDVDGITATAMVKDFFSRREYKIDHYIPNRLESGYGLNIEGLEQLAGQGVKTLITVDCGISSHAEIARAKELGLKLIVTDHHLPQKDLPPADIIVNPKLSSCPCPELAGVGVAFLLCAALNTVLPGDKLDIRQFLDLVALGTIADIVDLTGENRILVKNGLLLLNEARRPGIRALKEVSGLGESSSLGSGDVGYILAPRINAAGRIGQPELALELLLTEDIQTARTLARQLDRLNTDRKKIEDEILEQAREQAAHLTQIKAKQGLVLYSPDWHPGVIGIVASRIVDEFYRPCLILTKENGLLKGSGRSIPEFDLYQGLSGLSHVLHGFGGHRQAAGLSLLPENLDQLKSLFNRQVIEELGPEPVKPRIVLDACLNFKDLTPTLLKELELLQPFGPGNPRPVFLGKDLRVQKQKLFGQGKHLGLFLRDEQRKITLRGQVWRKGEKWGQNNLENKSITIAFTPKLSLYNGLVSIDLNIKEILQVE
- a CDS encoding tetratricopeptide repeat protein; the protein is MANDANLNTQKKEEEHNKIKGVFSLQTLMKVGTGTTQRKTIQKNYWFAKEVENDMIEVQPLNVNYVPSGPKKLISKDEFLDKFSPEPEFYTYTVYPKMRELNKTIARADRHRKRGETYSAEFEYKNALNIDEENIRANFGLGLTYLERGDKEKANDIFERLVKLDAAFEAEHKHLFNEFGINLRKQKMYDQAVDYYSRALELSPNDENLHYNIARAYFGQNKIDQTLAHLKKALELNPDLEEAKKFIEFLEKKRLIPEGTINTITS